Proteins encoded by one window of Streptomyces sp. NBC_01571:
- a CDS encoding Lrp/AsnC family transcriptional regulator: MVQAYILIQTEVGKASTVAETISKIPGVIQAEDVTGPYDVIVRAQADTVDDLGRMVVAKVQQVDGITRTLTCPVVHL; encoded by the coding sequence GTGGTACAGGCGTACATCCTGATCCAGACGGAGGTCGGCAAAGCGTCGACCGTCGCCGAGACGATCAGCAAGATCCCGGGGGTGATCCAGGCCGAGGACGTGACAGGACCGTACGACGTGATCGTGCGGGCCCAGGCCGACACCGTGGACGATCTCGGCCGCATGGTGGTCGCGAAAGTCCAGCAAGTGGATGGCATCACCCGCACCCTGACCTGCCCGGTGGTGCACCTCTAG
- a CDS encoding D-alanine--D-alanine ligase family protein, translating into MSTENLPQSPEQAPRKPRVAVVFGGRSSEHGISVVTAGAVLRAIDRTKYDVLPIGITLDGRWALTADEPERMAIVDRQQPSVDLLAESDEGAVILPVDPSNREVVYSEPGSVPKALGEVDVVFPVLHGPYGEDGTLQGLLELSGVPYVGSGVLASAVGQDKEYMKRVFTSFGLKVGPYTVIRPREWELDPAGARRRVAEFAGEHGWPLFIKPARAGSSFGITKVDSFEGLDEAFEEARRHDPKIIVEALLRGREIECGVLEFEDGPRASVPAEIPPVQSHDFYDFEAKYIDSASGIVPAPLTEEQTAEVRRLAVEAFDAASCEGLVRADFFLTEDGEFVINEINTMPGFTPISMYPRMWQETGVGYPELVDRLVQAALRRSTGLR; encoded by the coding sequence ATGAGCACCGAGAACCTCCCCCAGAGCCCTGAGCAGGCGCCTCGCAAGCCGCGCGTGGCCGTCGTCTTCGGCGGGCGCAGCTCCGAACACGGGATCTCCGTGGTCACGGCCGGCGCCGTCCTGCGCGCCATCGACCGTACGAAGTACGACGTCCTGCCGATCGGCATCACCCTGGACGGCCGTTGGGCGCTCACCGCCGACGAGCCGGAACGGATGGCCATCGTCGACCGGCAGCAGCCGAGCGTGGACCTCCTCGCGGAGTCGGACGAGGGCGCCGTGATCCTGCCCGTCGACCCGTCCAACCGCGAAGTCGTCTACAGCGAGCCCGGATCCGTCCCCAAGGCCCTGGGCGAGGTCGACGTCGTCTTCCCCGTGCTGCACGGCCCCTACGGCGAGGACGGCACGCTCCAGGGCCTCCTGGAGCTCTCCGGGGTCCCGTACGTCGGCTCGGGCGTGCTCGCCTCGGCCGTCGGCCAGGACAAGGAGTACATGAAGCGGGTGTTCACCTCCTTCGGGCTGAAGGTGGGCCCGTACACGGTGATCCGCCCCCGGGAGTGGGAGCTCGACCCGGCCGGCGCCCGCAGGCGGGTCGCGGAGTTCGCGGGGGAGCACGGCTGGCCGCTGTTCATCAAGCCCGCCCGGGCCGGCTCCTCGTTCGGCATCACCAAGGTCGACTCCTTCGAGGGCCTGGACGAGGCGTTCGAGGAGGCCCGGCGCCACGACCCGAAGATCATCGTGGAGGCGCTGCTGCGCGGCCGGGAGATCGAGTGCGGGGTCCTGGAGTTCGAGGACGGCCCCCGCGCCAGCGTGCCGGCCGAGATCCCGCCGGTGCAGTCCCACGACTTCTACGACTTCGAGGCGAAGTACATCGACTCGGCCTCGGGCATCGTTCCCGCGCCGCTCACCGAGGAGCAGACCGCCGAGGTGCGGCGACTGGCGGTGGAGGCCTTCGACGCGGCGTCGTGCGAGGGTCTCGTCCGCGCGGACTTCTTCCTCACCGAGGACGGCGAGTTCGTGATCAACGAGATCAACACGATGCCGGGCTTCACGCCGATCTCCATGTACCCGCGGATGTGGCAGGAGACCGGGGTCGGCTATCCGGAACTCGTCGACCGCCTCGTGCAGGCGGCGCTGCGGCGCTCGACGGGCCTGCGCTAG
- a CDS encoding DUF3515 domain-containing protein, with translation MNSSRHRHTTLLGLPVLALLISATGCSSADDGASAVVPGPDAKVSALCQNLDKALPKKVDGLDRNDPEPRSALTAGWGSPAIILRCGVERPSKMSDEDALSGEVDGVGWLMEKRSDGSYRFTSSLRRAYVEVSVPKKWAQRDGSAALVDLAAPIKKAIPAGIAD, from the coding sequence GTGAACTCTTCCCGTCACCGGCACACCACTCTTCTCGGGCTGCCCGTCCTCGCCCTGCTGATCTCCGCCACGGGCTGCTCCTCAGCAGACGACGGCGCCTCGGCCGTGGTTCCCGGTCCGGACGCGAAGGTCTCCGCGCTGTGCCAGAACCTGGACAAGGCGCTGCCGAAGAAGGTGGACGGCCTCGACCGGAACGATCCCGAGCCCCGGTCCGCGCTGACCGCGGGCTGGGGAAGCCCGGCGATCATACTGCGCTGCGGTGTCGAACGACCCTCGAAGATGAGCGACGAGGACGCCCTCAGCGGCGAGGTGGACGGCGTCGGCTGGCTGATGGAGAAGCGGAGCGACGGGTCGTACCGCTTCACCAGCAGCCTGCGCCGGGCGTACGTCGAGGTCAGCGTGCCGAAGAAGTGGGCCCAGCGGGACGGTTCGGCCGCGCTCGTCGACCTGGCGGCGCCCATCAAGAAGGCGATCCCCGCAGGGATCGCCGACTGA
- a CDS encoding NAD(P)H-dependent glycerol-3-phosphate dehydrogenase — translation MSKPVKAAVFGSGSWGTAFGMVLADAGCEVTLWGRRPELAEAVNSTHTNPDYLPGVELPGNLRATTDAAEAARDADFTVLAVPSQTLRANLADWVPLLEPDTVLVSLMKGVELGSAMRMSEVIEDVAKVGADRVAVVTGPNLAREIAARMPAAAVVACTSEAVARRLQAACHTPYFRPYTNTDVVGCELGGAVKNVIGLAVGIADGMGLGDNAKGSLITRGLAETTRLGLVMGADPLTFSGLAGLGDLVATCSSPLSRNHTFGTNLGRGMTLRETIAVTKQTAEGVKSCESVLDLARRHGVDMPITETVVGIVHEGKPPVVALKELMSRSAKPERR, via the coding sequence GTGAGCAAGCCCGTCAAGGCGGCCGTCTTCGGGTCCGGGTCGTGGGGGACGGCCTTCGGCATGGTGCTCGCCGACGCGGGGTGCGAGGTCACCCTGTGGGGGCGGCGCCCGGAACTCGCCGAAGCGGTCAACTCCACGCACACGAACCCGGACTACCTGCCGGGCGTCGAACTCCCGGGCAACCTGCGGGCCACCACCGACGCCGCCGAGGCCGCGCGCGACGCCGACTTCACCGTGCTCGCGGTGCCCTCCCAGACCCTGCGCGCCAACCTCGCCGACTGGGTGCCGCTGCTGGAGCCGGACACCGTGCTCGTCTCCCTCATGAAGGGCGTCGAACTCGGCTCCGCCATGCGGATGAGCGAAGTGATCGAGGACGTCGCCAAGGTCGGTGCCGACCGCGTCGCCGTGGTCACCGGGCCCAACCTCGCGCGGGAGATCGCCGCCCGGATGCCGGCCGCCGCCGTCGTCGCCTGCACCTCCGAAGCGGTCGCACGGCGTCTCCAGGCCGCCTGCCACACCCCGTACTTCCGCCCGTACACCAACACCGACGTGGTGGGCTGTGAACTCGGTGGCGCGGTCAAGAACGTCATCGGTCTCGCCGTCGGCATCGCGGACGGGATGGGCCTCGGGGACAACGCCAAGGGCTCGCTCATCACGCGCGGGCTCGCCGAGACCACCCGGCTCGGCCTCGTCATGGGCGCCGACCCGCTGACCTTCTCCGGTCTGGCGGGCCTCGGTGACCTGGTGGCCACCTGCTCGTCGCCCCTCTCACGCAACCACACCTTCGGCACCAACCTCGGCAGGGGCATGACCCTGCGGGAGACCATCGCCGTCACCAAGCAGACCGCCGAGGGCGTCAAGTCCTGTGAGTCCGTGCTGGATCTGGCCCGCCGGCACGGCGTCGACATGCCCATCACCGAGACGGTCGTCGGCATCGTCCACGAGGGCAAGCCGCCGGTCGTCGCGCTCAAGGAACTGATGTCGCGCAGCGCGAAGCCCGAACGCCGCTGA
- a CDS encoding 1-acyl-sn-glycerol-3-phosphate acyltransferase: MPRRRIGFWYRFAAVLCKPPLVVLIKRDWRGMENIPAEGGFITAVNHNSHVDPFAYAHYQYNTGRVPRFLAKAGLFRKGFVGAAMRGTGQIPVYRESTDALSAFRAAIDAVERGECVAFYPEGTLTRDPDGWPMTGKTGAARVALQTKCPVIPVAQWGANELLPPYAKKPNLLPRKTHIVLAGPPVDLSRFYDKEMSPDLLKEATEVIMAAVTVLLEEIRGEKAPGTPYDPRQVRIEQRRRTAAQEKAQAQAQAHAQARTHAQGKAQVQAQREEGQGT; encoded by the coding sequence GTGCCCCGCCGCAGAATCGGCTTCTGGTACCGCTTCGCAGCGGTTCTCTGCAAACCGCCGCTCGTGGTTCTGATCAAGCGGGACTGGCGTGGAATGGAGAACATTCCGGCCGAGGGCGGATTTATCACCGCGGTGAACCACAATTCGCATGTGGACCCGTTCGCGTATGCCCACTATCAGTACAACACCGGGCGTGTTCCGCGTTTCCTGGCGAAGGCCGGGCTTTTCAGGAAGGGATTCGTGGGGGCCGCGATGCGCGGCACCGGACAGATCCCCGTCTACCGCGAGAGCACCGACGCGCTGAGCGCCTTCCGGGCCGCGATCGACGCCGTGGAGCGCGGCGAGTGTGTCGCGTTCTACCCCGAGGGCACCCTCACGCGGGACCCCGACGGCTGGCCGATGACCGGCAAGACCGGCGCCGCCCGGGTCGCCCTGCAGACCAAGTGCCCGGTGATCCCGGTCGCCCAGTGGGGTGCCAACGAACTGCTGCCGCCGTATGCCAAGAAGCCCAACCTCCTTCCGCGCAAGACCCACATCGTCCTCGCGGGCCCTCCGGTGGACCTGTCGCGTTTCTACGACAAGGAGATGAGCCCGGACCTCCTCAAGGAGGCCACCGAGGTCATCATGGCCGCCGTCACCGTCCTGTTGGAGGAGATCCGCGGCGAGAAGGCGCCCGGGACGCCCTACGACCCGCGTCAGGTGCGGATCGAGCAGCGCCGGCGCACCGCGGCCCAGGAGAAGGCCCAGGCCCAGGCACAGGCCCATGCGCAGGCCCGGACCCACGCCCAGGGAAAGGCGCAGGTGCAGGCACAGCGTGAAGAGGGGCAGGGCACGTGA
- a CDS encoding thiamine-phosphate kinase, which yields MKGTVGELGEFGLIKELTSRLTTTPAVRVGPGDDAAVVAAPDRRVVASTDILLEGRHFRRDWSTAYDVGRKAAAQNLADIAAMGAVPTALLLGLVVPAELPATWPSELMDGLRDECQVAGAAVVGGDVVRGDTITVAITALGDLRNHEPVTRGGARPGDVIAVTGWLGWSAAGHAVLSRGFRSPRAFVEAHRRPEPPYHAGPAAAGLGATAMCDVSDGLIADLGHIAEASKVRIDIRSGAIDIPSQMNDIGQAVGVDPMQWVLTGGEDHAIVAAFPPDVKLPARWKVIGEVLNPSALPQVTVDGAPWTSKGGWDHFGDIES from the coding sequence ATGAAGGGCACCGTGGGCGAGTTGGGGGAGTTCGGGCTCATCAAGGAGCTCACCTCGCGTCTGACCACCACCCCGGCGGTCCGGGTCGGCCCCGGCGACGACGCCGCGGTGGTGGCCGCGCCCGACCGCAGGGTCGTGGCGAGCACCGACATCCTCCTGGAGGGCCGGCACTTCCGCCGCGACTGGTCGACGGCGTACGACGTCGGGCGCAAGGCGGCCGCCCAGAACCTCGCGGACATCGCCGCGATGGGCGCCGTACCGACCGCGCTGCTGCTCGGTCTCGTCGTACCGGCCGAACTGCCGGCGACCTGGCCGTCCGAGCTGATGGACGGGCTGCGCGACGAGTGCCAGGTCGCGGGTGCGGCCGTGGTCGGCGGCGATGTCGTACGGGGCGACACCATCACCGTCGCGATCACCGCGCTCGGTGATCTGCGCAACCACGAGCCGGTGACCCGGGGCGGCGCACGGCCCGGCGACGTGATCGCCGTGACGGGCTGGCTGGGGTGGTCGGCGGCCGGGCACGCGGTGCTCTCCCGCGGCTTCCGTTCGCCGCGTGCCTTCGTCGAGGCGCACCGGCGCCCCGAACCGCCGTACCACGCGGGTCCCGCGGCCGCCGGGCTCGGCGCGACGGCGATGTGCGACGTGAGCGACGGGCTGATCGCCGACCTGGGGCACATCGCCGAGGCGAGCAAGGTCAGGATCGACATCCGCTCGGGCGCCATCGACATCCCGTCGCAGATGAACGACATCGGTCAGGCCGTCGGCGTCGACCCGATGCAGTGGGTGCTCACCGGCGGCGAGGACCACGCGATCGTCGCGGCCTTCCCGCCGGACGTGAAGCTGCCCGCGCGCTGGAAGGTGATCGGCGAGGTCCTCAACCCCTCCGCGCTGCCG